A single Paraburkholderia sp. FT54 DNA region contains:
- a CDS encoding P-loop NTPase fold protein, with protein sequence MTFQQPKLLPDEPAVADSFGAHERIANALATLIDTSEGGKSIRLDGDWGAGKSTVIQILRKRLSGSQQPQREKNPSTRTFVYDAWVHSGDGLRRAFFESLVKDLRACEWISPKSDADKMWDKKLSTMAGKRKHVEKLVRPEFSQRTRVAIALSIAGALCYPAVHALISKAVQHLPAWLLWVWTACAAVIVFGFALEISALDLRVLLTKSTSDETTETLTDPEPTSIEFQEEFERLMEDVLNPRYYPTRKLVIVIDNLDRIGFDEAKQVWTLLRSFLDNPAFRESEWFNRLWLLVPIASESRLSNDTDLSHSNGNTLEKVFQVRMSLPLPMLRPWKDFLAKKLEHCFGPDADGSYEVIARLLQATTAGAAPTPRQIVVFLNELVALYTERQGDMQLSTLAAYILSRDRARAQPWQVPFEISKVLYSSTMEQDFATLYLHAAKSPESLYLLILPNLQRALEMGEPNELYKILGSSSAALDILDNHLIESFSRMSASAAEAQKEQALFFAFLRALVMFADQTLAGQFSTGFLAHIRPRIDQVMRLTSSLELSNPNVTDGVDAYLKLTFDHAFAGAKVSNLLHAISGIPETNSPIAPGAWDNWTRSLIELLSNEKVRTAANISAGQRISLPVPIERWASICAELEAETDPNRRFVLETLDISADSEKVADWIVTELLPMNVDNRAARVLLQGLRARGSEFFNLVTDKIVQVFRARPDLPRSEILACLTCLVEVSNQHAKPFLKQLAGEGWFLVWARSSPNSFTLDEPFIRFATFRIWAQDGLADKPTDHAAVALISSIRNAFGAAISSSNLVATVSTGLILRTKIYDVLPIIASIAAGKNGILKQILVALCNDAEFLDVARNELREDWDASEGRLLVGQSSDVVRNLLIEVMNDVAKSPALSAEQDVVPTSVG encoded by the coding sequence ATGACATTCCAGCAGCCCAAGCTACTTCCTGACGAACCAGCGGTTGCAGATTCGTTCGGTGCACACGAAAGAATTGCCAATGCACTCGCCACGCTGATTGATACCTCCGAAGGAGGCAAAAGTATTCGCCTTGACGGCGACTGGGGAGCCGGAAAGTCGACGGTCATACAAATTCTTAGGAAGCGTTTATCCGGCAGTCAGCAACCACAGCGCGAGAAGAATCCTAGCACTCGGACGTTTGTCTACGACGCATGGGTTCACTCCGGTGATGGCTTGCGGCGTGCATTCTTCGAGAGCCTCGTGAAGGACCTCCGCGCGTGCGAATGGATTTCCCCGAAGTCCGACGCCGATAAAATGTGGGACAAGAAGCTCTCCACTATGGCCGGCAAGAGGAAACACGTGGAGAAGTTGGTTAGGCCAGAATTTTCACAGCGCACTCGGGTGGCAATAGCGCTCAGCATTGCTGGAGCCCTATGTTACCCCGCTGTTCATGCCTTAATATCAAAAGCCGTTCAACACTTGCCAGCTTGGCTATTGTGGGTATGGACCGCATGTGCCGCAGTCATCGTTTTCGGTTTTGCGCTAGAAATTAGTGCGCTGGACCTTCGCGTTCTACTGACTAAATCCACATCGGATGAGACGACAGAGACGTTGACAGACCCGGAGCCAACGTCTATCGAATTTCAGGAAGAGTTTGAACGTCTGATGGAGGACGTTCTGAATCCCCGCTACTACCCAACGCGCAAGCTTGTCATCGTTATCGACAATCTTGACCGCATAGGGTTTGATGAAGCCAAGCAGGTTTGGACGTTGCTTCGGTCCTTTCTTGACAATCCGGCCTTTCGTGAGAGCGAGTGGTTTAACCGGCTATGGCTACTCGTTCCCATTGCGAGTGAGAGCCGCCTCTCAAACGACACTGACCTTTCCCACAGCAACGGAAACACTCTCGAAAAAGTCTTCCAGGTTCGCATGTCTTTGCCGCTCCCGATGCTGCGCCCTTGGAAGGACTTTCTCGCCAAGAAGCTCGAACACTGCTTCGGCCCTGACGCAGATGGAAGCTACGAGGTCATAGCACGCTTGCTGCAAGCCACCACCGCAGGTGCAGCACCAACGCCTAGACAGATTGTCGTCTTCTTAAACGAGCTCGTCGCGCTCTATACAGAGCGGCAAGGCGATATGCAATTGTCGACGCTTGCCGCGTATATTCTATCCCGGGATAGGGCGAGAGCACAGCCGTGGCAGGTCCCGTTCGAAATATCCAAGGTTCTCTACTCCTCGACCATGGAGCAGGATTTTGCGACTCTCTACCTCCATGCAGCGAAGTCACCGGAGTCACTTTACCTATTGATTTTACCGAATCTGCAAAGGGCATTGGAGATGGGCGAACCCAATGAACTTTACAAGATTCTTGGTAGCAGCTCTGCTGCCCTAGATATCTTGGACAATCATCTAATCGAAAGCTTCTCCCGAATGTCTGCGTCTGCTGCAGAAGCACAGAAGGAGCAGGCCCTCTTCTTTGCCTTCCTGCGCGCATTGGTCATGTTCGCCGACCAGACGCTCGCTGGCCAATTTTCGACAGGCTTCTTGGCACATATTCGCCCGAGAATTGACCAGGTAATGAGGCTCACGAGTTCTCTCGAGCTATCTAACCCGAACGTCACAGACGGAGTCGATGCCTATCTCAAGCTAACCTTCGACCACGCATTCGCCGGAGCAAAGGTAAGTAATCTTCTGCACGCGATTTCTGGAATTCCTGAGACGAACAGTCCCATCGCTCCTGGTGCTTGGGACAATTGGACAAGGTCCTTGATTGAACTACTCTCCAATGAAAAGGTACGGACCGCTGCAAATATTTCAGCCGGTCAACGTATTTCCCTGCCCGTCCCAATCGAGCGATGGGCAAGTATCTGTGCAGAACTAGAGGCAGAGACGGACCCAAATCGACGTTTCGTCTTAGAGACGCTTGATATCTCGGCAGACAGCGAGAAAGTCGCGGACTGGATTGTGACCGAACTACTGCCGATGAACGTGGACAACCGCGCAGCGAGGGTTCTCCTCCAGGGATTGCGTGCAAGAGGGTCAGAATTTTTCAATCTTGTCACTGACAAGATTGTGCAAGTCTTTCGCGCACGTCCAGACCTGCCCCGTTCTGAAATACTAGCGTGCCTGACTTGCCTCGTGGAAGTATCGAACCAACACGCGAAACCCTTCCTGAAGCAGTTGGCGGGCGAAGGTTGGTTCCTTGTCTGGGCTAGAAGCAGTCCAAATTCATTTACGCTTGATGAACCTTTCATTCGCTTTGCGACATTCCGCATCTGGGCACAAGACGGTCTCGCGGACAAACCCACTGACCACGCTGCTGTGGCATTAATCAGCAGTATTCGAAACGCATTCGGAGCGGCAATCTCAAGTTCTAACCTCGTTGCAACGGTTAGTACTGGACTCATTTTGCGAACGAAAATTTACGATGTACTACCAATCATCGCATCGATTGCTGCGGGGAAAAACGGTATCCTTAAACAAATTCTAGTCGCGCTATGCAACGACGCAGAGTTTCTTGACGTTGCACGAAACGAGTTACGCGAAGACTGGGACGCATCAGAAGGCCGATTACTGGTCGGGCAAAGCTCAGACGTTGTTCGCAATTTGCTTATTGAAGTTATGAACGACGTCGCGAAATCTCCGGCACTGTCCGCCGAGCAAGATGTAGTCCCGACTTCTGTAGGATAG
- a CDS encoding ABC transporter permease produces the protein MMDFQFVADTVLSLLSGVPKTLQLAAISISVGAVLAVILACLRLYGPWPVRTLVRGYVFAFRGTPLLVQIFLIYYGLGQLSAVRHSFLWVYLREPFWCAVLALALNTAAYGAEIIRGGILSVPYGQVEAAWACGMSGFKTFRRIIFPVALRQALPAYSNEIILMVKSTSLASVITLMEVTGIAYKIISETYNAVPVFVCAGGIYLLINFIVTRMLQYFERRLTPHLRRRSDDSRETKGRIKGASIG, from the coding sequence ATGATGGACTTTCAATTTGTCGCTGACACTGTTCTCAGCTTGCTCTCCGGAGTTCCAAAGACACTGCAGCTTGCCGCTATTTCGATATCAGTAGGCGCGGTCCTGGCAGTCATCCTGGCTTGCTTACGGCTCTATGGGCCGTGGCCAGTCAGGACGCTAGTAAGGGGCTATGTCTTCGCGTTTCGTGGAACACCGCTTTTGGTGCAGATATTCCTGATTTATTACGGCTTAGGCCAACTTTCGGCCGTTCGACACAGCTTCTTGTGGGTGTACTTGCGAGAGCCTTTCTGGTGTGCAGTGCTCGCACTGGCCCTCAACACTGCAGCTTACGGAGCTGAAATCATTCGCGGCGGTATCTTGTCTGTTCCGTACGGTCAAGTTGAAGCTGCTTGGGCATGCGGCATGTCGGGATTTAAAACCTTTCGACGGATAATTTTTCCCGTCGCATTGCGACAGGCTCTCCCCGCCTACAGTAACGAGATTATTTTAATGGTTAAGTCGACTTCGTTAGCGAGCGTTATCACGCTGATGGAGGTCACTGGCATCGCTTACAAGATAATTTCGGAGACCTACAACGCTGTACCGGTGTTTGTCTGTGCTGGCGGCATTTACTTGCTCATAAATTTTATCGTGACGCGAATGCTGCAATACTTCGAGAGACGGCTGACTCCTCATTTGCGGCGCAGGTCAGACGACTCCCGGGAAACAAAAGGTCGAATCAAGGGTGCATCAATTGGTTAG
- the lhpI gene encoding bifunctional Delta(1)-pyrroline-2-carboxylate/Delta(1)-piperideine-2-carboxylate reductase, whose translation MNTDKTTFDAKTTASLLEYATLVNVLRETIVEYGAGRIASPERLAIPLQQGGLMLSMPSSAEDIAIHKLVNVCPGNIARNLPTINGQVIACDSITGEMMFILDGPTVTGRRTAAVSALGAMTLSNGLLKKILVIGTGKQASNHVEAFATLFPDARILSKGISDDDTRSFVERQKAVAPNLEALQGEIPESVDVVVTVTTSRKPVYDEAARVGRLVIGVGAFTPDAAEISKLVVDGSFVVVDDPVGAKHEAGDLIQANFEWSRAGSLAQAIQGQLSVDAPVFFKSVGCAAWDLAACRVARKALG comes from the coding sequence ATGAACACAGACAAGACCACCTTTGATGCCAAGACGACAGCTTCGCTTCTCGAATACGCCACGCTCGTGAACGTCCTGCGGGAGACGATTGTCGAGTATGGAGCCGGACGCATCGCGAGCCCCGAGCGCCTTGCCATTCCGTTGCAGCAAGGCGGCCTGATGCTCTCCATGCCGTCGAGTGCTGAAGACATTGCAATCCACAAGCTCGTGAACGTCTGCCCCGGCAACATCGCGCGAAATCTGCCGACCATCAACGGGCAAGTCATCGCGTGTGACTCGATTACTGGCGAGATGATGTTCATTCTGGACGGCCCGACTGTGACTGGCCGACGGACTGCCGCTGTCTCGGCGCTGGGCGCAATGACGCTTTCGAATGGTTTGCTCAAGAAAATTCTGGTCATCGGTACTGGCAAGCAGGCATCCAACCACGTCGAAGCGTTCGCCACACTCTTCCCCGATGCGCGCATCCTGTCGAAGGGCATCTCCGATGACGACACGCGAAGCTTTGTCGAACGCCAGAAGGCGGTCGCTCCGAACCTCGAAGCATTGCAAGGCGAGATTCCCGAATCCGTCGACGTGGTCGTTACCGTGACGACGAGCAGGAAGCCTGTTTACGACGAAGCGGCGCGCGTTGGTCGCCTAGTTATTGGCGTAGGTGCATTTACTCCGGACGCTGCTGAAATCAGCAAGCTGGTCGTTGATGGCAGTTTCGTGGTCGTCGACGACCCGGTTGGCGCGAAGCATGAAGCAGGCGACCTTATCCAGGCCAACTTCGAGTGGAGCAGGGCTGGCTCTTTGGCGCAAGCGATTCAAGGTCAACTGAGCGTGGATGCACCGGTTTTCTTCAAGAGTGTCGGATGCGCGGCATGGGACCTGGCAGCGTGCCGAGTCGCCCGCAAAGCGCTCGGTTAA
- a CDS encoding porin, whose translation MKKSILAGLIISTFTAPAFAQNSVTLYGLIDEGFDYTNNVAGGKVYELQSGFAQGSRFGLKGAEDLGGGLKAVFQLENGFNVNNGKLGQGGLMFGRQAYVGISSSQWGSVTLGRQYDSVVDYLAQTTANGNWAGYLFSHPYDNDNTDNSFRVNNTVKYTSPEIAGLQFGGTYSFSNDTNFANNRQYSAGAQYSNGGLLLAAAYLQANNPSATAGGAINNGGDENFVGSKLRIFGAGASYTFGSANVGVSYTNTYVANPTTSGYVGDITLPTGTLSNLRFQNFEINGKYQFTPAFYVGAMYTYTRTDFNSTEGKLNPSYQMVGLMADYNLSKRTDVYLQGAYQHVGGDRTGTVLDFAFVPGADNVSSTQNQVVARVAIRHKF comes from the coding sequence ATGAAAAAGAGCATTCTTGCGGGACTTATTATTTCCACTTTTACGGCCCCCGCTTTCGCCCAAAACAGCGTGACGCTTTACGGGTTGATTGACGAAGGCTTTGATTACACCAATAACGTCGCAGGCGGCAAGGTGTATGAACTCCAGAGTGGCTTCGCCCAAGGTAGCCGATTTGGCCTTAAAGGGGCCGAGGACCTTGGTGGTGGCCTGAAAGCCGTGTTCCAGTTGGAGAATGGCTTCAATGTCAACAATGGAAAACTTGGGCAGGGTGGCCTCATGTTTGGCCGTCAGGCGTACGTTGGTATCTCGTCAAGCCAGTGGGGCTCGGTTACGTTGGGTCGACAGTACGACTCCGTCGTAGACTATCTGGCGCAGACCACGGCAAACGGCAACTGGGCGGGCTATCTGTTTTCCCACCCGTATGACAACGACAACACGGACAACTCGTTCCGCGTCAATAACACGGTGAAGTACACGAGTCCCGAAATTGCCGGGCTGCAGTTTGGCGGAACGTATAGCTTCAGTAACGACACTAACTTCGCCAACAATCGCCAGTACAGCGCTGGCGCGCAGTACTCCAACGGTGGCCTGCTTCTCGCAGCGGCGTACCTGCAGGCCAATAATCCATCGGCGACAGCAGGCGGCGCTATCAATAACGGAGGTGACGAGAATTTCGTGGGAAGCAAGCTGCGAATTTTCGGCGCGGGAGCTAGCTATACGTTCGGGTCGGCGAACGTGGGCGTCTCATACACGAATACGTACGTCGCAAACCCGACCACTTCCGGATACGTCGGAGACATCACGCTGCCCACAGGTACGCTGTCGAACCTACGATTCCAGAACTTTGAGATTAACGGCAAGTACCAGTTCACGCCGGCGTTCTATGTGGGTGCAATGTACACATACACCCGTACCGACTTCAACAGTACCGAGGGGAAGCTCAATCCAAGCTATCAGATGGTTGGGTTGATGGCCGACTACAACCTCTCAAAACGCACTGACGTCTACCTACAAGGCGCTTACCAGCACGTAGGTGGCGACCGTACAGGTACCGTCCTCGACTTTGCCTTCGTGCCAGGTGCCGATAACGTCTCCTCCACCCAAAATCAGGTGGTCGCGCGAGTCGCTATCCGTCATAAGTTCTAA
- a CDS encoding ABC transporter permease: MGFGPEGWGGLMLRAALMSVAVAGSGFLIGMVFGSLVCWARLSQSATARSLADAYATVLRGVPDLLVIYLLYFGGSALLGRVAALFGSSGFVSAPTFATGALAIGCVSGAYQSEVLRGAFLSIQTGQLEAGRAYGMKTMLLLRRIIVPQLVRYALPGMENVWQLVLKESALISVIGLVELMRQSAIGSGSTHQPFYFYVTATLLFLAISSVTGWGFRRVEARAFRGVRRA; encoded by the coding sequence ATGGGCTTCGGCCCGGAAGGCTGGGGTGGGCTAATGCTCAGAGCGGCGTTGATGAGCGTTGCCGTCGCCGGCAGCGGATTTCTCATCGGAATGGTTTTTGGCTCTCTCGTATGCTGGGCGCGTCTCTCACAGAGTGCGACAGCTCGCTCCTTGGCCGACGCCTACGCCACCGTTTTACGCGGTGTTCCTGACCTCTTGGTCATCTACCTCTTGTATTTTGGAGGAAGCGCTCTTTTGGGCCGCGTTGCAGCGTTGTTTGGCAGCAGCGGGTTCGTTTCAGCACCTACCTTCGCGACGGGTGCTCTCGCCATTGGCTGTGTATCGGGGGCGTACCAATCGGAAGTGCTCCGAGGTGCATTTCTGTCAATTCAAACTGGTCAGCTCGAAGCAGGCAGGGCCTACGGCATGAAAACAATGCTGCTCTTGCGCCGAATTATCGTTCCGCAACTCGTGCGGTACGCGTTACCAGGAATGGAAAATGTGTGGCAGTTGGTGCTTAAGGAGTCGGCACTCATCTCCGTCATTGGGTTGGTTGAGTTGATGCGTCAGTCGGCCATCGGAAGCGGCTCAACGCATCAACCCTTTTATTTCTATGTGACAGCGACGTTGCTCTTCCTCGCGATATCGTCTGTGACGGGCTGGGGATTCAGACGCGTCGAGGCGCGCGCGTTCCGCGGAGTGCGGAGGGCATGA
- a CDS encoding ATP-binding cassette domain-containing protein has translation MPHTTQSEARKLAVHDIHKRFGDNEVLKGISLNANKGDVISIIGASGSGKSTFLRCINFLERPNAGRIVVDGVEVKTEVDKIGNLDVADRKQLQRMRTKLAMVFQHFNLWAHMNVLENVIEAPIHVLGLSRSEAEERARAFLEKVGLPARVEKQYPSHLSGGQQQRVAIARALAMNPDVMLFDEPTSALDPELVGEVLRVMQKLAEEGRTMIVVTHEMGFARNVSNRVMFLHQGRTEEEGLPDEVLSTPRSDRLKQFLSGSLK, from the coding sequence TTGCCCCATACGACTCAAAGCGAAGCCCGCAAGCTGGCGGTTCACGACATCCACAAACGCTTCGGTGACAACGAAGTGCTGAAAGGCATATCCCTCAACGCCAACAAAGGCGACGTCATCAGCATCATCGGCGCGAGTGGCTCGGGTAAAAGCACCTTCTTGCGCTGTATAAACTTCCTCGAAAGGCCGAACGCTGGCCGAATTGTTGTCGACGGCGTGGAGGTAAAGACTGAGGTCGACAAGATTGGGAACCTCGATGTCGCGGACCGCAAGCAGCTGCAACGCATGCGAACCAAGCTCGCAATGGTGTTCCAGCACTTCAACCTGTGGGCGCACATGAACGTGCTCGAGAACGTTATCGAGGCACCGATTCATGTTCTTGGACTGTCGCGTAGCGAAGCGGAGGAACGCGCGCGCGCATTCCTCGAGAAAGTTGGTCTCCCTGCGCGCGTTGAGAAGCAGTACCCGTCGCATTTGTCGGGTGGTCAACAGCAGCGGGTGGCAATAGCGCGCGCCCTCGCGATGAATCCCGACGTCATGCTTTTCGATGAACCTACTTCAGCGCTCGACCCTGAGCTGGTTGGCGAAGTTCTGAGAGTGATGCAAAAGCTTGCCGAAGAAGGTCGGACGATGATTGTGGTCACGCACGAGATGGGTTTCGCGCGCAATGTGTCCAATCGTGTGATGTTCTTGCACCAAGGGCGCACTGAAGAAGAAGGCTTGCCAGACGAAGTGCTGAGCACCCCGCGTAGCGACCGATTGAAGCAGTTTCTGTCTGGCAGTCTCAAGTAA